The following DNA comes from Phytohabitans rumicis.
GGCATGACCATGTTCCGGATGCCGATCTTCACGTGGTCGATCCTGGTCACCGCCCTGCTGGCGATCCTGGTCTTCCCGCTGCTGGCCGCCGCGCTCTTCGCCCTCGCGGCCGACCGGATCCTCGGCGCCCACGTGTACGACCCGGCGACCGGCGGTCCGCTGCTCTGGCAGCACCTCTTCTGGTTCTTCGGCCACCCCGAGGTGTACATCGTCGCGCTGCCGTTCTTCGGCATCATCAGCGAGGTCATCCCGGTCTTCAGCCGCAAGCCGCTGTTCGGCTACAAGGGCATGGTCGGCGCCATGCTCGCCATCGCGGCCCTGTCGATGAGCGTGTGGGCGCACCACATGTTCGCCACCGGCCAGGTGCTGCTGCCGTTCTTCAGCTTCCTGAGCTTCCTGATCGCGGTCCCGACCGGCATGAAGTTCTTCAACTGGATCGGCACCATGTGGCGCGGCCAGATCACCTTCGAGACACCGATGCTCTTCGCGCTCGGCTTCCTGGTGACGTTCCTCTTCGGCGGCCTGTCCGGCGTGCTGCTGGCCAGCCCGCCCGTCGACTTCCACGTCTCCGACTCGTACTTCGTGGTGGCCCACTTCCACTACGTGCTCTTCGGCACGATCGTCTTCGCGGTGTACGCCGGCGTGTACTTCTGGTTCCCGAAGATGTTCGGCCGGATGCTCGACGAGCGCCTGGGCAAGATCCACTTCTGGCTCACGTTCATCGGCTTCCACACCACGTTCCTGGTGCAACACTGGCTGGGCAACGAGGGCATGCCGCGCCGGTACGCCGACTACGCGCCGGAGGACGGCTTCACGTTCCTCAACACGTTCTCCACGGTCGGCTCGTTCGTGCTGGGCGCCTCCACGCTGCCGTTCCTCTACAACGTGTGGAAGTCGTACAAGGCCGGCCAGGTCGTCGAGGTGGACGACCCGTGGGGCCACGGCAACTCGCTGGAGTGGGCCACGTCCTCGCCGCCGCCCCTGCGCAACTTCGACCGGATGCCCCGGATCCGCTCCGAGCGGCCGGCGTTCGACGCGAAGTTCCCGCACCTGGCGACCGGGACGCTCGCCGGGCCGCCCGAGGGTGGCGCTAAGCCGCTGACGTCCGCGTCGCGCGGTGGCGCGTCGTACACCGAGGACACCGCGGGCGAACTGGACCGCTGACGCCCGGCTTTTCGTTGTCGATCTTGAAGTTGTCAGGTTCCAAATCGGGCATCCCGACCTGACAACTCCAAGATCGACGGTTAGTGGAGGGTGACGCCTGCGGCGCGGAGTTCCTCCAGGGCGGCGTCGCGGGTTGTGGGGGTTACGCCTGCGGTTAGGTCTAGCAGGACGGTGGTCGTGAAGCCCTCGCGAGCGGCGTCCAGGGCGGTCGCGCGTACGCAGTAGTCGGTGGCGATGCCGACCACGTCGACCTCCGAGACGCCGCGGGCGCGCAGCCAGTCGCCGAGTCCGGCGCCGTCGTGCTCCAGCCCTTCGAAGCCGGAGTACGCGGCCGCGTGGTGGCCCTTGTGAAACACCGCCTCGATCCGGTCGGTCGCCAGCGCGGGGTGGAACTCGGTGCCGGCCGTACCGACGACGCAGTGCGCCGGCCAGGAGTCCACGAAGTCCGGCGGGTCGCCGAAGTGGGCGCCCGGGTCGATGTGGAAGTCCTTGGTCGCCACCACATGGTCCCAGCCGCCCTTGGCGAGCGCGTCGGAGATGCCGGCGGCTACGGCGGCGCCGCCCGTGACGGCGAGCGAACCGCCCTCGCAGAAGTCGTTCTGCACGTCCACAATGATCAGCGCCCGGCTCATGTGGCGGCTCCCCTGCGTTCGTCGATCAAGGACTTCTGCGTCGATCAAGGGCAAACGGTCGTGGATCAGAGATCAAAGTACAGCCGTTTGCCCTTGATCGGCGAGGCAGCCCTTGATCGGCGAGGCGAGCCCTGGCGGGCCCTTGATCGGCGAGGCGAGCGAGGCGAGGGTCAGGTGGCGGGGACTACCGTGACGGGGATGGCGGGGTCGCCGGCGGAGAGCTTGAGGCCCTCCCAGGGGATGGAGATCAGGCACTGGCGCAGGTGGGCGCGGGACTCCACCAGGGTCGGGAGCGGGGCGGGCTCGCCGGCGACGAGGTACGAGCGCTGGAGCAGCCGGTCGCCCAGCCGGTGATCGGGGACGCCCTGCGACACCACGATCTCCTCGGTGGCCGTACCCGTGGGCTTGTGGCGGCGGATGGCGGTCTTGCGGCCGCCGACCGTGGCCTTGTTTTCCGAGCGCTTCACGACCGGCCGCCCGTCGACCTCGACCAGCTTGTAGACCAGCCCGGCGGTCGGTGCGCCGGAGCCGACCACCACGGCGGTGCCGGCGCCGTACATGTCCACGGGCTCGGCGGCGAGCGCGGCGATGGCGTACTCGTCGAGGTCGCCGGAGACGATGATCTTCGTTTCGGTGGCGCCGAGCGAGTTGAGCAGGTCGCGGGACTGCTGGGCGAGCACGGACAGGTCGCCGGAGTCGAGGCGGATCGCGCGCAGCTCGGGGCCGGCCACCGCGATCGCGTTCCGGATGCCCTGGGTGATGTCGTACGTGTCGACGAGCAGGGTGGTCTCCTTGCCCAGGGCCGCCACCTGGGAGGCGAACGCCGCCGGCTCGTCGTCGTGCAGCAGCGTGAACGCGTGCGCGGCCGTCCCGGCGGTCGGGATGCCGTACCGGTGGCCGGCCGCCAGGTTCGAGGTGTACTCGAAGCCGGCCAGGTAGGCCGCCCGGGCCGCGGCCACGGCGGCCTCTTCGTGGGTACGCCGGGAGCCCATCTCGATGACCGCGCGGCCCCGTGCCGCGGTCACCATCCGGGCGGCGGCCGCCGCGATGGCCGCGTCGTGGTTGAGCACCGAGAGGATCAGCGTCTCCAGCAGCACGCACTCCGCGAACGTGCCGGAGACCGTCAGGATCGGCGAGCCGGGAAAGTACAGCTCGCCTTCGGCGTACCCGTCGATGTCGCCGGTGAAGCGGTAGTCGCCCAGCCAGGTGGCGGTCTCCTCGTCGACCACGCCGCTCTCGTACAGGTGACCCACCTCGGGCCCGGTGAACCGGAAGTCCTGCACCAGGTCGACCAGGCGGCCGGTGCCGGCGACGACGCCGTAGCGGCGGCCGGTGGGCAGCCGGCGGGCGAACACCTCGAACACGCAGCCGCGGCCCGCGGTGCCGTCCTTGAGCGCGGCGCTGAGCATGGTCAGTTCGTACTGATCGGTCAACAAGGCGGTCACGGAGGTAAGCCTAAGGTTCAGGCAAGGCCCGCAGGGCGTGAGCAAGCTCGCTCCGGCTGGTGACCCCGAGCTTGCTGTAGACCCGCTGCAGGTGGTTTTCCACCGTCCGCGTGGAGAGGAAGAGCTGGTCGGCGATCTGCTTGCTGGCCACGCCGGCCGCGGCGAGGCGCGCGATCTGGCGTTCCCGCTCGCTGAGCATCGGGCGGGCCGCGCGCAGCGCCGGGGTGCGGAGCGCGTCACACCGGGCCAGGAGGTCGCCGAGGCGGGCGCTGGCCTCGGAGCGCTCGCCGCCGGCGTTCGCGGCCCGCAGCCGTACCACCGCCATCGCGGTCGCCTCGGCGGCGAAGAGCAGCAGCCCGCGCTCGGTGAACGCGTCCGCGACGGTCAGCAGGGCGACACCGTCGCCGGCCGCCCGCGCGTGCCGGACCATCAGCTCGGCGACCGGGCCGTCGACCACGCCGACCAGCTCGTCGAGGCGCTCGGTGACGGTCTGCGCCTCGACGGCGCCGTCCGGCCAGTTGATCGGCAGCGTGGCGCAGCCGAGCCGGACCAGGTCGTACAGCGCGAGCACCTCGTGGCCGGCGAAGTCGTCGGCGCGCAGCCGCTCGACCAGGGCGACGAGCATCGTGATCGCGCCTTCCACGTCGCCGGCGCACGCCGCCACCCAGGCACGCGCCTGCTCGCGCCAGGGGTAGACGACCGCCATGCCCGGCGTCTGCGTCCGGTCGGAGTCGGCCATCGCGATGGCGGCCTCGTCCGCGTCGCCCAGCAGGGCCGCCGCGTAGGCCCGTTCGGCGTGTGCGAGGCCGGCGAAGACCCGGCTGGTGGCCAGCACCGCACACGCCTGCAGGCTGCCGCGCAGCGCTTCGCCGGCCTGCCCGCGCAGGCGAGCCGCCTGTGCGCGTACGACGGAAAGGTAGCCGGAGCCGAGCCGGAAGTCGCCCGCGTCGGCCAGGTCGGCGAACTCGTCCGCGGCCACCGCGTCGATCCCGGCCAGATCGCCGGCGATCGCGAGCCGGGTGCCCCGGGCCAGTTCCAGGGCCAGTTGCAGGTACGGCATGTCGGCCCGCCACAGCGGCGCGTCGTCCTGGACGCCGGTGGTGGTACGGGCGCTGGCGTCCAGTTCGCCGCGGACCGCCTGGACGTGGGCGATCACGCACTGGGCCAGCGCCCGGGCGGCCACCGGCGCGGCCGGCCGGTCGACGATGGCGCGGGACAGCCGGAGCGCCTCCGCGGACTCCAGCCGGTGCATCCGCATGATCGCCTCGAACGAGTGCACCCGCGCCCGGTAGCCCGGGTCCGCCACCGTGTCGGCGTCGCGGGCGATCTCGTGCACGGCGGACTCGCGGCCCAACCCCCAGTACGACACGAGCCCGCGGACCACCAGCCACCGGCTGCGTCGCTGATCGGAGTCGATCTTGTCGCGCACCGATTCGAGCACCGGCAGCGCCTCTTCGGACTGGTCGCTGAACATGAGGATGGTGGCGAGCAGGTCGGCCGCGTCGAACCCGCCGCCGTTGTCGAGGGCGGCCCGCGCCAGCCGTGCCGCCAGGTGCACGTTGTACCGGCTGAACGCCTGCGCGCCCGCGTGCAGGAGCACGATCGGGTCGCGGGCGGTGCCGGAGTCGAGGCGCCACACGGCCATCCGGAGCAGGTCGTCGCGGCGCCGGGCGCCGGTCTCCTCGACCAGCGCGGCGAGCCGGGCCTTCAGCCGCATCGTGCGGGTCACCGGGCAGCGCTGGCGCACCACCTCGCCGTACAGCGGGTGGGCCAGGCGTACGTGCCGGCGCCGGTCGCTGGCGACCACCCGGATCAGCCCGCGCTCCTCGGCGCTCTCCACGGCCTCCTCGTCGGTCGCCTTGATCAGCATGGACAGGCCGATCGGCTCGCCGAACGCGACCAGCTCGACCACGCCGCGCACGTCGTCGCTGAGGTCGCCGATGCGGGCGTCGATCAGGTCGGTGAGCCGGGGCTCCAGATCGAACTGGCCGGTCCACCGCCACACCCCGTACGCCCGGGTGAGCTCGCGGCTGCCGGAGGCGGCGATGACCAGCTCGCGCAGCAGGAGCGGGTTGCCGGCGGACATGCGCCACAGCCGTTCGGCGGACGCCGAGTCGATCGGCCCTTCGAGCATCTCGACCAGCAGCGCCTTGCTGTCGTTGGCCGGCAGCGGAGCCAGCTCGGCGTGGCCGACCAGGTCGTCGGTCCACAGTGCCCGGATCGGCAGCGGCACCTGCTCGCCGCTGCGCAGCGTGCCCAGGACGGTGGCGTGCTCGTCGCGGGCGATCAGGTAGACCAGCGCCGCCGACGACGGGTCGAGCAGGTGGGCGTCGTCGATCGCGAGCACGATCGGGCGCCCGCCGGCCTGCCGGTGCAGCGCCTCGACGGCCCAGCGCAGCAGCCCGGCCGGGGACACCCCGATCGGCTGGTCACCGGGCAGCACCTGGGCCAGCCCGCCGAACGGCAGGCCGGCGCTCGCGATGTTGGCGGTCGCGGTCCAGACGGCGTACCGGTCGGTAGGCAGCATGGCGACCGCCTCCCGCAGGAGACGGGTCTTGCCGATGCCGGCGGTGCCGCTGAGAATGATGCCGCGGCGGTCCTCACTCGTCGCCGATTCGACGATGCGGCGCAGCTCATCAGCCCGGCCGACGAAGTGCCACGGGCCCACCCGCGGAGCATATAGAGCCGGCTAGCGCCGTGCGGACTACCCGACTGTGCCAAGTTGAGTAGCGGTCTGGTCAGCGCTGAGTAGCGGTCCTCCTGCCGAATCGACCCTTGGCTCCCATACCGTTCCGATGCGCGCTCCAACGCGCTCTCGGGAGGCGTGTGTCATGAGTTCCGCGACCATCGGTGCGGTGCATATGGGGGAATCCGAGTTAGGGCGGCGTCCGATCCGTCTGCGGGCTGAGCAGGTCGAGCCCGTGCCGGACGAGCCAACGGCGGTGGTGATCGCCGGTACGGGACGCGGCCAACTGCTCGACGCCCTGCTGGGGGCCGCCGGTCCGGCACCCGTGGTGCCCGCCGGCACGTACCTCGTGGTCCAGCCGGGCAGCCGGGAGGGAGCCTGGGCGTACACGCCGGGGGCGCGGCTGCCGCAGCGGTACGACCCGGCTGCGCTCGCCCGGCCGCCCCGGCGCGTCGAGCTGTCGCTGCCGGATCCGCTGTTACGCCATTTCTCGATGGTGTGCGCGCCCGATTTATCCACGTTGGACGCGGCCGGTACGCGGCTGCTGCTCGACGTCGTCCGGCGTGGCGGCGCGCTGCTGCACGTGCGCGATGGCGACCTCCCGCTGACCGCGGCCGAGCGGGACCTGTGCGCCCGGGTCGCGGACACCGACGCCACCCTCTTCCTGGCCGCTCCCGATCATGCCCCGGAGGACCCGGCCGGGTTCGCCATCGGCCCGGATTTGTCTGACATCGCCCACCTGCGCCGCGCCCTGGTGGAGTGGGCCGGGATCGAGGCGCTGCGCCGGGCCAGCGACAACCCGCCGATCGTGCCGGGCGCCCACGGCACGGTCCGGGTGGCGGCCAAGGCGCACGAGCTGGACTGGTCGGAGCGGCTGGAGCGGCTCTGCGGTTCCGCCTCGCACGCCGTACGGCAGCGGCTGGGCATCGAACTGGCCAACGTGCACCTGCGCTGCGTGCAGGGGATCGTCGGCGCCCACCATCCGGGCTCCGCGCGGCAAGGCGGTGCCGGGCTGCCCGACGCGCTGGACCGGGAGATGCACGCGCTGTCGCTGCGGGCGGCGGCCGAGTGCGACGGGGCGGCCGACCGCATCCTCGACGAGATGCTGACCGAGGTGCTGGGTGAGATCCCGGCCGAGGGCGTGCGCCGACGGGTGGCGGCGGCCATCCGGCGCGACTTCGCCGAGCAGGAACTGGCCCGGGTGCTCTTGATCACGAGCACCGGTGGCGTCGCGTCGGTGGCCGGTGCGGCCGCGGTGGCGTCGCTGGCGGCGTACCACAGCGACGCCGTACGGGCGGTGCTGCCCCCGCTCGGCGTGGGGCTGTCCGGCGCCTGCTACCAGTACTGGTCGGCGCCGGACCGGTCCGACGTGAGCCACGCGCGCGGCTGGCTGCAGCGTGCCCTGCGCGGAGTGGAGCTGGAGCTGCTCGCGGAGGTGTCCCGCCGCTTCGACGCGGTGCAGCGGTCACTCGGCGCGTTGCTCACCGAGGCGGTCGACCACGGGATCCTCCTGGCTTAAACCGGTTATTTACCGCAAAGAGGGATGTTGGCGTTCCTCGGTTGCCCGGACACGGTGGCACGATGGGGGCATGGCGGCTCCACAGGTTGCGCCGGTCGAGACTCCGGACATTGAAGAGGTGCCGGTCGCGGACCGGGCATGGGTGACGATCGTGTGGGACGACCCGGTCAACCTGATGTCGTACGTAACGTGGGTCTTCCAGAAGCTTTTCGGCTACAGCAAGGACAAGGCCGAGAAGTTGATGCTGGACGTGCACCACAAGGGCAAGGCCGTGGTCACCAGCGGCGCCCGGGAGCGGATGGAGCATGACGCTTCACAGCTTCACCAGTACGGTTTGTGGGCCACGGTCGACCGAGCCTGAAGGGCCTTCGAGTTCGTGAGTATGTTCCGCCGGCACGGAGAACACTGCGTGGCGACCTTCGCCCCGGACGAGGTCCGGGTGTTGCGTAAGGTCGCCTCTGA
Coding sequences within:
- a CDS encoding isochorismatase family protein, giving the protein MSRALIIVDVQNDFCEGGSLAVTGGAAVAAGISDALAKGGWDHVVATKDFHIDPGAHFGDPPDFVDSWPAHCVVGTAGTEFHPALATDRIEAVFHKGHHAAAYSGFEGLEHDGAGLGDWLRARGVSEVDVVGIATDYCVRATALDAAREGFTTTVLLDLTAGVTPTTRDAALEELRAAGVTLH
- the clpS gene encoding ATP-dependent Clp protease adapter ClpS, which encodes MAAPQVAPVETPDIEEVPVADRAWVTIVWDDPVNLMSYVTWVFQKLFGYSKDKAEKLMLDVHHKGKAVVTSGARERMEHDASQLHQYGLWATVDRA
- a CDS encoding nicotinate phosphoribosyltransferase, whose translation is MTALLTDQYELTMLSAALKDGTAGRGCVFEVFARRLPTGRRYGVVAGTGRLVDLVQDFRFTGPEVGHLYESGVVDEETATWLGDYRFTGDIDGYAEGELYFPGSPILTVSGTFAECVLLETLILSVLNHDAAIAAAAARMVTAARGRAVIEMGSRRTHEEAAVAAARAAYLAGFEYTSNLAAGHRYGIPTAGTAAHAFTLLHDDEPAAFASQVAALGKETTLLVDTYDITQGIRNAIAVAGPELRAIRLDSGDLSVLAQQSRDLLNSLGATETKIIVSGDLDEYAIAALAAEPVDMYGAGTAVVVGSGAPTAGLVYKLVEVDGRPVVKRSENKATVGGRKTAIRRHKPTGTATEEIVVSQGVPDHRLGDRLLQRSYLVAGEPAPLPTLVESRAHLRQCLISIPWEGLKLSAGDPAIPVTVVPAT
- a CDS encoding LuxR C-terminal-related transcriptional regulator — translated: MGPWHFVGRADELRRIVESATSEDRRGIILSGTAGIGKTRLLREAVAMLPTDRYAVWTATANIASAGLPFGGLAQVLPGDQPIGVSPAGLLRWAVEALHRQAGGRPIVLAIDDAHLLDPSSAALVYLIARDEHATVLGTLRSGEQVPLPIRALWTDDLVGHAELAPLPANDSKALLVEMLEGPIDSASAERLWRMSAGNPLLLRELVIAASGSRELTRAYGVWRWTGQFDLEPRLTDLIDARIGDLSDDVRGVVELVAFGEPIGLSMLIKATDEEAVESAEERGLIRVVASDRRRHVRLAHPLYGEVVRQRCPVTRTMRLKARLAALVEETGARRRDDLLRMAVWRLDSGTARDPIVLLHAGAQAFSRYNVHLAARLARAALDNGGGFDAADLLATILMFSDQSEEALPVLESVRDKIDSDQRRSRWLVVRGLVSYWGLGRESAVHEIARDADTVADPGYRARVHSFEAIMRMHRLESAEALRLSRAIVDRPAAPVAARALAQCVIAHVQAVRGELDASARTTTGVQDDAPLWRADMPYLQLALELARGTRLAIAGDLAGIDAVAADEFADLADAGDFRLGSGYLSVVRAQAARLRGQAGEALRGSLQACAVLATSRVFAGLAHAERAYAAALLGDADEAAIAMADSDRTQTPGMAVVYPWREQARAWVAACAGDVEGAITMLVALVERLRADDFAGHEVLALYDLVRLGCATLPINWPDGAVEAQTVTERLDELVGVVDGPVAELMVRHARAAGDGVALLTVADAFTERGLLLFAAEATAMAVVRLRAANAGGERSEASARLGDLLARCDALRTPALRAARPMLSERERQIARLAAAGVASKQIADQLFLSTRTVENHLQRVYSKLGVTSRSELAHALRALPEP